One genomic segment of Desulforamulus reducens MI-1 includes these proteins:
- a CDS encoding DUF896 domain-containing protein, whose product MACYTKIEVIPIITKELVDRINALARKQRAEGLTPAEKEEQHQLRQQYLKGIRGQVIDQLSRIKFVEDENCGCNHDHHGTNSCGCGQNHQKHANHKKSGCGCSNHDDKGHIH is encoded by the coding sequence GTGGCATGCTATACTAAAATTGAGGTGATACCCATTATTACGAAAGAATTAGTGGATAGAATTAATGCATTAGCCCGCAAACAAAGGGCCGAAGGTCTAACTCCAGCAGAAAAAGAGGAGCAGCATCAATTACGCCAGCAGTACCTTAAGGGAATCCGTGGGCAGGTAATTGACCAGCTTTCTAGAATTAAATTTGTAGAAGATGAAAATTGTGGTTGCAATCATGACCATCATGGTACTAATAGTTGCGGCTGTGGTCAAAATCATCAAAAACATGCTAACCATAAAAAGAGTGGTTGCGGTTGCAGCAACCACGATGACAAAGGACATATACACTAA
- the hisS gene encoding histidine--tRNA ligase: protein MLTTRPRGTNDILPGEVEKWQFLEQLTRQVCREYGYGEIRTPIFEHTELFARGVGETTDIVEKEMYTFTDRGDRSITLRPEGTASTVRAYVENKLHALPQPVKLYYTGPMFRYDRPQAGRYRQFHQFGVEVFGSNDPAIDAEVIAMAMDIYHRIGLQNLKLHINSVGCPECRPVLRQRLQEYFKPHLSNLCSNCQGRYERNPLRILDCKSEKCQEIGQSAPTTLDVLCPECNSHFESVKTYLDAVGVSYIIDNRLVRGLDYYTRTAFEIMTQDIGAQSSIGGGGRYNGLIEECGGPATPGIGFALGLERILLTAERQGITFPITRGPQVYIATVGSGIERQAFALLQDLRRQGIAAEKDYLGRSLKAQMKFAGKLDTRFVVILGEEEFDRGVAVVRDMQAGEQQEVSLRELVLFIKART from the coding sequence GTGTTAACAACCAGGCCCAGAGGAACAAATGACATTTTACCCGGAGAAGTGGAAAAGTGGCAGTTCCTTGAGCAACTCACACGGCAGGTGTGTAGAGAATATGGATACGGTGAAATTCGTACCCCTATATTTGAGCATACAGAGTTATTTGCCAGGGGAGTTGGCGAAACCACAGATATTGTAGAAAAGGAAATGTATACCTTTACTGACCGGGGTGATCGGAGCATTACTTTGAGGCCGGAAGGTACAGCCTCCACTGTAAGGGCCTATGTAGAGAATAAGCTGCATGCCCTTCCTCAACCGGTAAAGTTATATTATACAGGTCCTATGTTTCGCTATGATCGTCCACAGGCAGGGCGATACCGTCAATTTCACCAATTCGGGGTTGAGGTTTTTGGGTCCAATGATCCTGCCATCGATGCAGAAGTTATTGCTATGGCAATGGATATCTATCATAGAATCGGTCTGCAAAATCTTAAACTACATATTAACAGTGTGGGTTGTCCGGAATGCCGTCCTGTTTTAAGACAAAGACTCCAAGAATATTTTAAGCCCCACCTAAGTAATCTTTGTTCTAATTGTCAGGGACGCTATGAAAGAAACCCGTTACGTATATTAGATTGCAAGAGTGAAAAATGCCAAGAAATAGGACAGTCTGCTCCCACTACATTGGACGTTCTGTGTCCGGAATGTAATAGCCATTTCGAGTCTGTCAAGACTTATCTGGATGCTGTGGGGGTTTCTTACATTATTGATAATCGACTGGTCCGAGGGTTGGATTATTATACCCGTACTGCTTTTGAAATTATGACACAGGACATTGGTGCCCAGAGTTCCATTGGTGGTGGCGGACGCTACAATGGTTTGATTGAGGAATGCGGTGGACCGGCAACTCCGGGCATTGGCTTTGCACTGGGGCTTGAGCGTATTCTGCTTACGGCCGAGCGTCAGGGTATTACCTTCCCCATAACTAGAGGACCTCAGGTTTATATTGCCACAGTGGGTAGCGGCATAGAAAGACAGGCCTTTGCGTTACTTCAGGATTTACGGCGACAGGGTATTGCGGCCGAGAAGGATTACCTGGGCCGTAGTCTGAAGGCACAGATGAAATTTGCAGGCAAACTGGATACCAGGTTCGTTGTCATTTTGGGGGAAGAGGAATTTGACCGGGGAGTTGCTGTGGTAAGGGATATGCAGGCAGGTGAACAGCAAGAGGTATCCCTGAGGGAATTGGTTTTATTTATTAAAGCTCGGACTTAG
- the aspS gene encoding aspartate--tRNA ligase has translation MSAESMNGLHRTLYCGELHKQHEGQEVTLMGWVQRRRDHGGLIFVDLRDRSGIVQVVFSPEVDQEAFKKAEGVRNEYVLAVVGRVNGRPEGTINPNMATGEVEVYAHTLRLLNRAKTPPFYIEDNIEVDENLRLRYRYLDLRRPEMHKAMMLRHRASKSIRDFLDQHGFLEIETPMLTKSTPEGARDYLVPSRVNPGKFYALPQSPQLFKQILMLAGMERYFQIVRCFRDEDLRADRQPEFTQIDLEMSFVEAEDVMGLMEQMIAEVCSDTIGVKISTPIPRLSYQEAMDRFGSDKPDTRFGLELKDITPIAAQCGFKVFNSTVAGGGQIKGINAKGCASFSRKEIDDLTAFVAVYKAKGLAYFIINEDGSVKSAIAKFFTEEEIAAIKDKMEAQPGDLLLFVADKPAVVAASLGALRVHLAERLELIPQGMWNFLWVTDFPLLEYDSEAGRFFAMHHPFTSPAEEDLPLLESNPGKVRARAYDMVLNGVEIGGGSIRIHRRDIQELMFKALGMSQEEAKEKFGFMLEAFEYGAPPHGGLAFGLDRLVMLLAGKDSIRDVIAFPKTASATCLMTQAPDVVDPAQLAELHIRSTAPVKKSN, from the coding sequence ATGTCTGCTGAATCTATGAATGGACTTCATCGTACTTTATACTGTGGTGAATTGCATAAGCAACATGAAGGCCAGGAAGTTACACTGATGGGGTGGGTGCAAAGACGTCGAGACCATGGGGGCCTAATCTTTGTAGATCTGAGGGATCGTTCCGGCATTGTTCAGGTTGTTTTTAGCCCGGAAGTAGATCAAGAAGCCTTTAAAAAGGCTGAAGGGGTTCGAAATGAGTATGTCCTGGCAGTGGTCGGAAGGGTAAACGGTCGTCCGGAGGGAACCATTAATCCTAATATGGCCACTGGAGAAGTGGAAGTTTACGCACATACCTTACGGTTACTAAACCGTGCCAAAACGCCCCCTTTCTATATTGAAGATAACATCGAAGTGGATGAGAACCTGCGTCTGCGTTATCGTTATCTTGATTTGCGCCGGCCAGAAATGCATAAGGCTATGATGCTACGCCATCGGGCCTCTAAGAGTATCAGGGATTTCCTGGATCAACATGGCTTTTTGGAAATTGAAACACCCATGTTAACCAAGAGTACCCCCGAAGGGGCCAGGGACTATTTAGTGCCCAGTAGGGTAAACCCCGGTAAATTTTATGCCTTACCCCAATCTCCCCAGCTTTTTAAACAAATTTTAATGTTAGCTGGTATGGAGCGTTATTTCCAAATTGTACGCTGTTTCCGGGACGAAGACCTGCGGGCGGACCGTCAACCGGAATTTACCCAAATCGACTTGGAAATGTCCTTTGTGGAAGCAGAAGATGTTATGGGCCTCATGGAACAAATGATTGCCGAAGTATGCAGTGATACCATCGGTGTCAAAATAAGCACACCTATCCCGCGTCTTTCCTATCAGGAGGCTATGGATCGTTTCGGTTCGGACAAACCTGACACTCGCTTTGGGCTAGAGTTAAAGGATATAACACCCATTGCTGCCCAGTGTGGTTTTAAAGTATTTAACAGTACAGTAGCTGGTGGAGGGCAGATTAAGGGAATCAATGCAAAGGGCTGTGCCAGTTTCTCACGGAAAGAAATTGACGATTTAACAGCCTTCGTAGCTGTTTATAAAGCTAAGGGTTTAGCTTACTTTATTATTAATGAAGATGGGTCGGTAAAATCGGCCATTGCTAAGTTCTTTACTGAAGAAGAGATTGCTGCCATCAAGGATAAAATGGAAGCACAACCTGGAGATTTACTGTTATTCGTGGCAGATAAACCTGCGGTTGTAGCTGCCTCTTTGGGGGCGTTACGGGTCCACCTGGCGGAACGCTTGGAGCTGATTCCCCAGGGAATGTGGAATTTCCTTTGGGTAACTGATTTCCCATTACTGGAGTACGATTCCGAAGCAGGACGTTTCTTTGCTATGCACCACCCATTTACATCACCGGCGGAGGAAGATCTGCCACTGCTGGAGAGCAATCCTGGTAAGGTTCGTGCCCGTGCCTATGATATGGTATTGAACGGTGTAGAAATTGGTGGAGGTAGTATTCGTATCCACCGTAGGGATATACAGGAGCTAATGTTTAAAGCCCTGGGTATGAGTCAAGAGGAAGCAAAGGAGAAATTTGGCTTTATGTTAGAGGCCTTTGAATACGGTGCTCCTCCCCATGGTGGGCTGGCCTTTGGTTTAGACCGTCTAGTCATGTTATTGGCCGGTAAAGACAGTATCCGTGATGTAATTGCCTTTCCCAAAACTGCCAGCGCAACCTGTTTGATGACCCAAGCACCGGATGTGGTGGATCCTGCCCAACTGGCAGAACTTCATATTCGTAGCACGGCTCCGGTTAAAAAGAGTAATTAA
- a CDS encoding S1C family serine protease — MSLHWEKFKKPYGFLLAQIGFIILLFVIAIHFSSNQLHMLSLGNGTAMAQQQSDGFIRPANISDVVKQTAPAVVKIETIIQTNINTNPYINDPFFRQFFGNRSLPSTQVQKGMGSGFIVSEDGYIITNNHVIEGATQIQVTLTTNKSYQAKVVGSDRELDLAVLKINPDNQLKTLKLGNSDQAEVGDWVIAIGNPYGLDHTVTVGVISAKGRPVSIEDKNFRNLLQTDASINPGNSGGPLINLQGEVVGVNTAVNAQAQGIGFAIPSTTVASVYNQLITKGTVSHPYLGVNIQPTQDQRGVLVSGIVPDSPANEAGLQVGDVIVKFKDINLTNPQELLDAVAESRVGEKVSLVIVRSGQMKEIQVIMGDKSNQKF; from the coding sequence ATGTCTTTGCATTGGGAAAAGTTTAAAAAACCCTATGGATTTCTTCTGGCCCAAATAGGTTTCATTATTTTATTATTTGTCATTGCTATCCATTTCTCCAGCAACCAACTACATATGCTGTCTCTTGGGAATGGAACTGCAATGGCTCAGCAGCAATCAGATGGGTTTATTCGACCTGCTAATATTTCTGATGTTGTAAAGCAAACTGCACCAGCAGTGGTAAAAATTGAAACTATTATACAAACCAACATAAATACAAACCCCTATATAAACGACCCCTTTTTCAGGCAATTTTTCGGGAATCGGAGCCTGCCCAGTACACAGGTTCAAAAAGGAATGGGGTCTGGATTTATTGTTTCTGAAGATGGTTATATTATAACCAATAACCATGTTATTGAAGGAGCTACACAAATTCAAGTTACACTGACCACCAATAAGAGTTATCAGGCTAAGGTGGTTGGGTCAGATAGAGAATTGGATTTAGCAGTTTTAAAAATTAATCCAGATAATCAGTTAAAAACTCTTAAACTGGGAAACTCTGATCAAGCAGAAGTGGGAGACTGGGTAATTGCCATTGGCAACCCCTATGGTTTAGATCACACGGTAACAGTGGGGGTTATTAGTGCCAAGGGAAGGCCTGTAAGCATAGAAGATAAGAACTTCCGTAACCTTTTACAAACCGATGCCTCTATTAACCCAGGAAATTCCGGGGGTCCTTTAATTAATTTGCAAGGTGAAGTTGTGGGAGTTAATACGGCTGTAAATGCCCAGGCCCAAGGAATTGGTTTTGCTATACCATCAACAACAGTTGCATCTGTGTATAACCAATTGATTACAAAAGGAACAGTATCACACCCTTATTTAGGAGTAAATATTCAACCTACGCAAGATCAAAGGGGTGTGCTGGTTTCTGGCATTGTTCCGGACAGTCCTGCCAACGAAGCAGGTTTGCAAGTGGGGGATGTTATAGTAAAGTTTAAGGATATAAATTTGACGAACCCACAGGAACTTCTTGATGCGGTGGCTGAGTCCAGGGTGGGGGAAAAAGTTTCCCTTGTAATTGTGAGATCTGGACAAATGAAAGAAATTCAGGTAATAATGGGAGATAAAAGTAACCAAAAATTTTAA
- a CDS encoding response regulator transcription factor, translated as MGARVLVIDDDPKITAMLQRALTYEGYRVEVANDGYKGMNMAKENPPELLILDIMLPGLDGWEICQRFRKDNFTPILILSARDEVESKVKGLNLGADDYLGKPFALEELLARVQALLRRRITANKVIQFSDLKMDLEAREVRRAGNLLTLTSREFDLLAHFMHHPNQVLTREQIIDRVWGLDFTGGSNVLEVYINMLRQKIEDYGSRIIHTVRGVGYVLKEQG; from the coding sequence ATGGGTGCCAGGGTCTTGGTTATTGATGACGACCCTAAAATAACGGCCATGTTACAGAGGGCCTTAACCTATGAAGGATACAGGGTAGAGGTAGCTAACGATGGTTATAAGGGAATGAATATGGCAAAGGAAAACCCTCCAGAGCTATTGATACTGGATATTATGTTACCTGGTTTGGACGGTTGGGAGATTTGCCAGCGATTTAGAAAAGATAATTTCACCCCTATTTTAATCCTCAGTGCCAGGGATGAAGTGGAAAGTAAGGTAAAAGGTCTTAATTTAGGAGCAGATGATTATTTAGGTAAACCCTTTGCATTGGAAGAACTGCTGGCTCGTGTTCAGGCTTTGCTAAGGCGAAGGATAACTGCCAATAAAGTTATTCAATTTTCGGACCTGAAAATGGATCTAGAAGCCAGGGAAGTACGTAGAGCAGGAAATTTACTTACCCTTACATCCCGGGAGTTTGATTTGCTAGCTCATTTTATGCATCATCCGAATCAAGTATTAACTAGGGAGCAAATTATAGATCGAGTTTGGGGCTTGGACTTCACCGGAGGCTCCAATGTTCTGGAAGTCTATATTAATATGCTGCGACAGAAGATCGAAGACTATGGGTCAAGGATTATACATACGGTACGGGGAGTTGGCTATGTTCTGAAGGAGCAGGGATAA
- a CDS encoding sensor histidine kinase, translated as MTIRLKLTLWYSIVVSLTLIVFSFIIYTFLSYSLAQEIDRDLAGRAVGVIRSIRVVETSFLTPQKIVLPDVDVFGYPNTYLQVVDMDGRLVAKSSNLFNRNVPLNEDTLQQAKNGESFYEWVEVGKQRMRIYNYPLLAQNRVVGLLQVGQPYSGAQIALNRLRWLLWFFSGLMILAAATIGWWLAKVALKPVENITETAASIRHSLNLQQRIAYEGPKDELGRLVATLNSMLDSLETAYQELADSHVAQRRFVADVSHELKTPLTTIRGNIDLIRRMGEEHPDIRQEAMEDIASEAERMSRLVLDMLVLARADAGLTLPLEPVFLSKVIQQVGRQAKLLAKDIEFKITVEESCEQVQILADTDYVKQLVLILLDNAFKYTASPGVVELLVHCTHEHVKIHVKDNGVGIEQAELEHIFERFYRSDKSRPVGGSGLGLSIAKWIAEQHQATITVNSILHKGSTFIITFPIFQSTLN; from the coding sequence ATGACAATTAGACTTAAACTTACATTATGGTACAGCATTGTAGTAAGCTTAACTTTAATCGTTTTCTCCTTTATTATCTATACTTTTCTTTCCTATAGCTTGGCACAGGAAATTGACAGAGATTTGGCAGGTCGAGCCGTTGGTGTTATACGTTCTATTCGGGTTGTGGAAACTAGCTTTCTAACACCTCAAAAAATTGTGCTACCGGACGTGGATGTGTTTGGCTACCCCAATACCTATTTGCAGGTCGTGGATATGGACGGGCGTTTGGTGGCAAAATCCAGTAATTTGTTTAACCGGAATGTTCCCCTCAATGAAGATACCCTTCAACAGGCGAAGAACGGTGAGAGTTTTTATGAATGGGTTGAGGTAGGAAAACAAAGGATGCGTATATATAATTACCCTTTACTGGCCCAAAATCGGGTAGTGGGGTTGCTTCAGGTGGGACAACCCTACTCAGGGGCACAGATAGCTTTGAACCGACTTCGCTGGCTCTTATGGTTTTTTAGTGGATTGATGATCTTGGCTGCTGCTACCATAGGGTGGTGGCTGGCCAAGGTAGCTCTTAAACCTGTAGAAAACATTACAGAGACTGCAGCATCCATTCGCCATAGTTTGAATTTACAACAAAGGATTGCCTATGAAGGACCCAAAGATGAACTGGGGCGACTGGTGGCAACCTTAAACAGTATGCTTGATAGCCTCGAAACGGCCTATCAAGAGCTGGCTGATTCCCATGTAGCCCAAAGAAGATTCGTAGCTGACGTCTCCCATGAATTAAAAACACCTCTTACAACCATTCGGGGAAATATAGATTTAATACGTAGAATGGGTGAAGAACATCCGGATATCCGGCAGGAAGCGATGGAGGATATAGCCTCGGAGGCAGAACGTATGAGCCGGTTAGTTCTGGACATGTTGGTGCTGGCCCGGGCAGATGCGGGTCTTACCCTACCGCTTGAGCCTGTTTTTCTTAGTAAAGTCATACAACAGGTTGGGAGGCAGGCCAAGCTATTAGCCAAAGATATTGAGTTTAAAATCACTGTGGAAGAAAGCTGTGAGCAAGTTCAAATCCTGGCGGATACTGACTATGTTAAGCAACTTGTACTTATACTATTGGATAATGCTTTTAAATACACTGCAAGTCCGGGTGTAGTTGAGCTGCTTGTGCATTGTACCCATGAACATGTTAAAATTCATGTGAAAGATAACGGAGTGGGAATTGAACAGGCTGAACTGGAGCATATTTTTGAACGTTTTTACCGGTCGGATAAATCTAGACCGGTGGGAGGAAGTGGTTTAGGATTGTCCATCGCCAAGTGGATTGCCGAACAACACCAAGCCACCATAACCGTTAACAGTATTTTGCATAAAGGAAGCACTTTTATAATAACGTTTCCGATCTTTCAGTCTACTCTAAATTAA
- a CDS encoding tRNA threonylcarbamoyladenosine dehydratase, giving the protein MNLHRFSRTEMLIGEEGLAKLAAAKVIVFGVGGVGSYTVEALARAGVGELTLVDFDTVDITNINRQLHAMDNTIGQYKVDLMAERVQLINPQAKVLPLKMFYTPENGDDLLTKGYTYVIDAIDNVTGKIDIIQRCYKNNISVISCMGAGNKLDPAAFRVADISETSVDPLARVIRRELRKHDIHKGVKVVFSLESPLVPRTKLTKAKNDTEVGARQKSLAPGSISFVPAAAGLIMAGAVVREIIQV; this is encoded by the coding sequence GTGAATCTGCATAGATTTTCTAGAACAGAGATGTTGATAGGGGAAGAAGGTTTAGCCAAACTGGCTGCTGCCAAGGTGATTGTCTTTGGGGTAGGTGGGGTTGGTTCTTATACGGTGGAAGCTCTGGCCCGGGCGGGGGTTGGCGAATTAACTTTAGTAGATTTTGATACCGTCGATATTACCAATATTAATCGACAGCTACATGCTATGGACAACACCATTGGGCAATATAAGGTTGATTTAATGGCTGAAAGGGTACAATTGATTAATCCCCAGGCGAAAGTACTTCCACTAAAAATGTTCTACACTCCGGAAAATGGCGATGATTTACTCACAAAGGGTTATACTTATGTGATAGATGCCATTGATAATGTAACGGGTAAAATTGATATTATACAAAGATGTTATAAAAATAATATATCGGTGATATCCTGTATGGGTGCAGGAAATAAACTGGATCCTGCAGCCTTTCGGGTGGCAGATATCTCAGAAACCTCCGTGGATCCCCTAGCTAGGGTTATTCGACGGGAGTTAAGGAAACATGATATTCATAAAGGGGTGAAAGTGGTCTTTTCACTGGAATCGCCCCTCGTACCCAGAACAAAGCTAACCAAGGCAAAAAATGATACTGAAGTTGGAGCAAGGCAAAAATCCCTGGCACCGGGCAGCATATCCTTTGTGCCGGCGGCAGCGGGACTTATTATGGCCGGAGCGGTTGTCAGAGAGATAATACAAGTTTAA
- the trxA gene encoding thioredoxin — MAENIVGLTDDNFKNTIQAEQLPVLVDFWANWCGPCKMIAPEVEGLAAEFEGQVLVCKLNVDESRETPNSLGVMSIPTLILFKNGQEVERTIGFRKKEELRGLIKKYL, encoded by the coding sequence ATGGCCGAAAACATAGTGGGTTTGACAGATGACAACTTCAAAAACACAATCCAAGCGGAACAATTACCGGTATTAGTTGACTTTTGGGCTAACTGGTGTGGACCTTGCAAAATGATTGCTCCGGAAGTTGAAGGTTTGGCTGCAGAATTTGAAGGTCAGGTACTAGTGTGCAAGTTGAACGTAGACGAAAGCAGAGAAACTCCAAATAGCTTGGGTGTCATGAGCATCCCAACTCTAATCCTTTTTAAGAATGGTCAAGAAGTAGAACGAACAATCGGCTTTCGAAAGAAAGAGGAACTGAGGGGTCTAATCAAAAAATATCTCTAA
- a CDS encoding RrF2 family transcriptional regulator, whose amino-acid sequence MRLSTKGHYGLKAMFDLAMHYGSEPIPLKVVAERQNISEHYLEQLIAVLRKVGLVKSIRGAQGGYILAKPPSDIKVGDVVRALEGPIAPLDCVSELEPTVCEKVDYCISRDIWARVRDSIAEVLDSITLEDMCLEAQKAQSNQIESKHI is encoded by the coding sequence TTGCGGCTGTCCACAAAGGGTCATTATGGACTTAAGGCAATGTTTGACTTGGCCATGCATTATGGGTCCGAGCCAATCCCCTTAAAGGTAGTGGCCGAGCGGCAAAATATATCCGAACATTACCTGGAGCAACTAATTGCAGTTTTGCGAAAGGTGGGTCTTGTAAAAAGTATTCGGGGAGCGCAAGGTGGCTATATATTGGCCAAGCCTCCTTCAGATATAAAGGTGGGGGATGTTGTGAGGGCCTTGGAAGGTCCCATTGCTCCACTGGATTGTGTAAGTGAATTGGAACCAACTGTCTGCGAAAAGGTTGATTATTGTATTTCAAGGGATATATGGGCTAGGGTGAGGGACAGCATAGCGGAGGTATTGGATTCCATAACCTTGGAGGATATGTGCCTGGAGGCGCAAAAGGCGCAAAGTAATCAGATTGAGTCAAAACATATATAA
- the nifS gene encoding cysteine desulfurase NifS, producing MRKVYFDHSATTPVDPAVVEEMMKYLTEHFGNPSSIHAFGREARKAVEKARQQVATAIGASSVGEISFTSCGTESDNMAIRGVAYANRQKGNHIITTAAEHSAVLACCKQLEREGFSVTVLPLDEYGRVTAQQVADAITDKTILISVMHANNEIGTIMPIREISEVARAKRILFHTDAVQSVGKIPVNVDELGVDLLTLSGHKIYGPKGIGAMYIRKGTFWQPITFGGGQERRRRPGTENVAGIVGLGKAIEMATENMYADAERLSKYRDRIITEVLEKIPNTILTGHPQERLPNHVSFCFRFIEGESMLLMLDMKGIAISSGSACTSGSLEPSHVLTAIGLSKEVAHGSLRLTMGKINTEEDVEYFLEVLPPIIERLREMSPLSEGCNPCACSSCTVHDDDHHHDHGEFEDEF from the coding sequence ATGCGAAAAGTTTATTTCGACCACTCAGCAACAACTCCTGTTGATCCTGCTGTTGTAGAAGAGATGATGAAATACTTAACCGAACATTTCGGTAATCCCTCCAGCATCCATGCCTTCGGACGTGAAGCCAGGAAGGCCGTAGAAAAAGCACGTCAACAGGTGGCAACAGCCATTGGAGCATCCAGTGTGGGCGAAATCAGCTTCACTAGCTGTGGCACAGAATCTGATAATATGGCCATTCGTGGTGTAGCCTATGCAAATCGTCAAAAGGGTAACCATATTATTACCACTGCTGCAGAACATAGTGCTGTCTTAGCCTGCTGTAAACAATTGGAGAGAGAAGGCTTTTCTGTAACTGTTTTACCTTTGGATGAATACGGCAGAGTAACTGCACAGCAGGTTGCTGATGCTATTACTGATAAAACGATTTTAATTTCTGTTATGCATGCTAATAATGAAATTGGTACCATTATGCCCATTAGGGAAATCAGTGAAGTTGCTAGGGCCAAAAGGATTCTTTTCCATACAGACGCGGTACAAAGTGTTGGCAAAATTCCTGTAAATGTAGATGAACTGGGAGTGGATTTGCTGACCTTGTCTGGACATAAAATATATGGTCCTAAGGGTATTGGGGCCATGTACATTCGTAAAGGTACTTTCTGGCAACCCATTACCTTTGGTGGTGGACAGGAACGCCGGCGGCGTCCAGGGACTGAAAATGTGGCAGGTATTGTTGGCCTGGGCAAAGCCATCGAAATGGCAACAGAAAATATGTATGCTGATGCTGAAAGACTGTCCAAATATAGAGATCGCATTATCACAGAGGTTCTTGAAAAAATCCCTAATACCATCTTGACTGGTCACCCTCAGGAACGCCTGCCAAACCATGTAAGCTTCTGCTTCCGGTTTATTGAAGGCGAATCCATGCTTCTTATGTTGGATATGAAGGGTATTGCCATTTCCAGTGGTTCTGCCTGTACTTCCGGTTCGCTGGAACCTTCCCACGTGTTGACAGCTATTGGCCTATCTAAGGAAGTGGCCCACGGATCCCTGCGCTTGACCATGGGTAAAATCAATACTGAGGAGGATGTAGAATACTTCCTGGAGGTACTGCCCCCCATTATTGAGAGATTAAGAGAAATGTCCCCACTCAGTGAAGGATGCAATCCCTGTGCTTGCAGTTCTTGTACTGTTCATGACGATGATCACCACCATGATCATGGGGAATTTGAAGACGAGTTTTAA
- the nifU gene encoding Fe-S cluster assembly scaffold protein NifU: MYTEKVMDHFTNPRNVGEIENADGIGQVGNPSCGDIMKITLKVEDNIIKDIKFKTFGCGAAVATSSMVTEMAMGKTIDEALTITNKAVAEALEGLPPAKMHCSNLAADALKVAIEDYLKKQNV, from the coding sequence ATGTACACTGAAAAAGTAATGGATCATTTTACCAATCCCCGTAATGTAGGAGAAATTGAGAATGCTGATGGTATCGGTCAGGTTGGAAACCCCAGTTGTGGGGATATAATGAAAATAACACTTAAGGTAGAAGATAATATAATTAAGGATATTAAATTTAAAACCTTTGGTTGTGGGGCAGCCGTTGCTACCAGTAGCATGGTAACAGAAATGGCCATGGGTAAAACCATTGATGAAGCCCTTACCATTACTAACAAAGCTGTAGCAGAGGCCCTCGAAGGACTCCCTCCGGCTAAGATGCACTGTTCCAATTTGGCTGCAGATGCTTTAAAGGTGGCCATTGAAGACTACTTGAAAAAACAAAATGTGTAG